One Acutalibacter muris DNA window includes the following coding sequences:
- a CDS encoding O-antigen ligase family protein has translation MTAFLFFTGAKGYADITLSKFLAFSLLSCTYVVSMAVASIAAARVCRPLSAVALLKKLSWPQRAALLYLSVTWISAFASPYWPETVLGASRYEGAFTITLYVLCFLLVAAYGEADRLLLWALVAVVTLESLLCIVQLTGKNPFGLYPKGYSYFDAGKAYGGEYLGTLGNTDLLAAFYCLAVPILAYGMAYMKGVKRLALLAAFALSSYILVRISVMAGFVGIAAGLLLALPMGFREKRTRLICAAALAGLLLAALLTLYIADPPVGMPHEIHNILHGDFDSSFGSGRIHIWKEVAAAAVTRPLLGSGPDTMINGGLEPFTRYDAELGIKIVAMIDTAHNEYLNIWYHQGILALGAYIWLLVLLVKRWTAAAPADGAALALGAGIIGYCAQAFFGFSMCITAPFFWTALGLLARRIDPAKGKE, from the coding sequence ATGACAGCATTCCTGTTCTTCACCGGGGCAAAAGGGTATGCGGATATAACCCTGTCAAAATTCCTCGCCTTTTCCCTATTATCCTGCACATATGTCGTCTCTATGGCTGTAGCGAGCATTGCCGCGGCCAGGGTATGTCGGCCTTTATCAGCGGTAGCTCTGTTAAAAAAACTTTCTTGGCCACAGCGGGCCGCCCTGTTGTACCTGTCTGTCACCTGGATATCTGCGTTTGCGTCCCCATATTGGCCGGAGACCGTTCTTGGGGCCAGCAGGTATGAGGGAGCGTTTACTATAACCCTGTACGTGCTATGCTTTCTACTGGTTGCGGCCTATGGGGAGGCTGACCGGCTGCTCCTGTGGGCGCTGGTTGCAGTGGTTACGTTAGAGAGTCTTCTTTGCATTGTGCAGCTTACGGGGAAAAACCCTTTCGGACTGTACCCCAAAGGATACAGTTATTTTGATGCGGGAAAGGCATATGGAGGGGAATACCTGGGCACTTTGGGGAACACTGACCTTCTGGCGGCCTTTTACTGCCTTGCCGTACCCATTCTGGCATATGGCATGGCATATATGAAAGGGGTCAAGCGCCTTGCACTCTTGGCCGCCTTTGCGCTGTCGTCCTATATCCTTGTCAGGATATCCGTTATGGCAGGTTTTGTGGGCATTGCGGCAGGCTTGCTGCTGGCGCTGCCAATGGGCTTTAGAGAGAAGCGCACGCGGCTTATATGCGCGGCAGCTCTGGCAGGTCTGCTGCTTGCGGCGCTGCTGACTCTATACATTGCCGACCCGCCCGTCGGGATGCCGCACGAAATCCACAATATACTGCATGGAGATTTTGACAGTTCCTTCGGCAGCGGGCGCATACATATATGGAAAGAAGTTGCTGCCGCTGCCGTTACCCGCCCGCTGCTGGGCTCTGGTCCCGATACCATGATAAATGGCGGGCTTGAGCCCTTTACGCGCTATGACGCGGAGCTGGGCATTAAGATAGTGGCAATGATAGACACTGCCCATAACGAATATCTCAATATCTGGTACCACCAGGGGATACTCGCGCTGGGAGCTTACATATGGCTGCTGGTACTGCTGGTGAAACGGTGGACAGCCGCCGCGCCGGCAGACGGCGCCGCATTGGCTCTTGGCGCTGGTATTATAGGCTACTGCGCGCAGGCATTCTTCGGGTTCAGTATGTGCATTACCGCGCCGTTCTTCTGGACGGCGCTGGGGCTGCTGGCCCGCAGAATTGATCCCGCCAAAGGAAAGGAGTGA
- a CDS encoding S-layer homology domain-containing protein: MAKKLLASILAVLMVLSMVPLSALAQEETAQIEIPQDVPIASGEGDWSEFEDASGLTLDYWLPISGEALDTIRKNFDGLTVFVPDSDGQYLVEAENVTATFYPAETDGNLPPQPDKLKMTFKGLVKEETVYYIALKIYSQDENNADVFETAYVKVVVPKTSVNLGDYHYITMDRSQVILGAKSLPVATCESKHIILKTTWTRDGKEVDCVEEGGTYIAAITVTTDEGYELPEGTTFNFGGPFESYEVKEGVITVEVEVAPPTDIKTAQICVSGSDLLLLDYEGEDLSNFIRVSHKDPNEYDYIDGKYYEISITQDGQPAELIKAGKYIVTATGKLSYTGEITAEITIQKFELDLSKETWDTKPNIVYDSEIHKPTLSYDGGRWVDITYSYTKDGTQVDSPKDVGTYTATAAVSLKDEYDSDSVNLTGLTDGKLTFNYTIEPATITSLLIAPQNTEAAKIETGTVLKATNLPADAEGTYQWTINGKVKEGAAEATYTVADGDANIALTFIPEENGNYVSSPVTSNTVNVGSTVIAEGGVSLAEGQFTYSGKAQEPNVTVTVGEAALTKGTDFTVTYSNNTNAGTATVTVVGTGNYAGTVTKEFTIDKATPSVANTSLRVAVGSTVSVTVVTDDTAEVWVNSEDLDSDIRFYHFLDVNYSGNVISFKGIKAGTITAIIHAKESTNYLAGHIRLTFNITAPSGGGSGSGGGSGSVAPPTPPTPPTPPDVPTTPSASVKPSVSPDGTATGKVDSSVIDGLINKADSKTEEVVVDVNAPGNADQVNTELPAASLKDLADKTNADLTISTPVTNVTLPQEALEELGKIDGTVTVTVAQADSGTAEAPGTKIQVTVTNDGTQVRVGVTATVPGKVIEDMSSRDNSSVTVSTPAAEITLPNKTLKAMGGKNVNVTTSVGDNAVTIDVKRDSASIGDMDMKVSLPMDDSASEGTVAFMVIDGRETLLPKSVMTDGSLNVLLNTGKATIVYKDNSKPFGDSTKIPSWAKASFASSRGLIAGIEDASGTVNFAPNKPTTRGQLVAMLHRLESKPNAGNSSFDDVSDSSWYAEAAAWGKQTGIVAGTSAGFQGNRNISRQEIVMMLYQYMNKVTGAKGTSKEYSGVGDASSVGSWASDAMKWAYGSGIIFGKPAGGSTNLAPKDTATRAEVSAILERFVKLIAE; encoded by the coding sequence ATGGCAAAAAAGCTATTAGCAAGTATCCTGGCCGTGCTCATGGTCTTGTCCATGGTGCCTCTGTCGGCGCTGGCGCAGGAGGAAACGGCACAAATTGAAATACCTCAAGACGTGCCCATCGCCAGTGGTGAGGGTGACTGGTCTGAATTCGAAGATGCATCTGGCCTGACGCTGGACTATTGGCTGCCAATCTCAGGGGAGGCTCTGGACACAATAAGAAAAAACTTTGATGGCTTGACAGTTTTCGTTCCTGATTCAGACGGTCAATATCTCGTTGAGGCAGAAAACGTGACTGCAACTTTTTATCCGGCAGAAACAGATGGAAACCTCCCACCACAACCTGATAAGCTGAAAATGACCTTTAAAGGCCTCGTCAAAGAAGAAACTGTCTATTACATTGCACTAAAGATTTATAGTCAAGACGAGAACAATGCTGATGTGTTCGAAACAGCTTACGTAAAAGTAGTTGTTCCGAAGACTTCAGTCAACCTCGGTGACTATCATTATATTACCATGGATAGAAGCCAGGTTATATTGGGTGCAAAATCTCTGCCTGTGGCCACATGTGAATCGAAGCATATAATCTTAAAAACCACATGGACAAGGGATGGGAAAGAAGTAGACTGTGTGGAGGAAGGCGGTACTTACATCGCTGCCATTACCGTAACTACTGACGAAGGTTATGAACTGCCAGAGGGCACGACATTCAACTTTGGCGGTCCCTTCGAAAGTTATGAAGTTAAGGAGGGCGTTATAACCGTTGAAGTAGAAGTCGCACCCCCTACTGATATCAAAACTGCACAAATCTGTGTTTCCGGCAGTGATTTGCTCCTTCTCGACTATGAAGGTGAGGATTTGAGTAATTTTATTCGGGTCAGCCACAAGGATCCCAATGAATATGATTATATCGATGGAAAGTACTACGAAATTTCTATTACACAAGATGGTCAGCCTGCGGAACTTATAAAAGCCGGCAAATATATCGTTACAGCCACAGGCAAGCTTAGCTACACAGGAGAAATAACCGCTGAAATTACAATTCAGAAATTTGAACTTGACTTATCGAAAGAGACCTGGGATACTAAACCCAACATTGTTTATGACAGTGAGATTCATAAACCTACACTATCTTATGATGGCGGCAGATGGGTGGATATAACTTATTCCTACACAAAGGACGGTACTCAAGTAGATTCCCCCAAGGATGTTGGCACATACACCGCAACTGCCGCTGTTAGCCTTAAAGATGAATACGACTCTGACAGTGTAAACTTAACTGGCCTGACAGACGGCAAGCTCACGTTCAACTATACGATTGAACCGGCGACCATTACGAGCCTTCTTATTGCCCCGCAAAATACGGAGGCTGCAAAAATCGAAACAGGAACTGTACTGAAAGCCACCAACCTTCCTGCGGATGCGGAGGGCACATACCAGTGGACCATTAACGGAAAAGTCAAAGAGGGCGCAGCCGAAGCCACTTATACCGTTGCTGATGGTGACGCGAACATTGCGCTGACCTTTATACCTGAAGAGAACGGCAACTATGTGAGCTCCCCGGTGACAAGCAACACTGTCAATGTTGGCAGCACTGTCATCGCGGAGGGTGGTGTTAGCCTGGCCGAGGGTCAGTTTACGTACTCGGGCAAGGCGCAGGAACCCAATGTCACTGTCACTGTTGGCGAAGCTGCCTTGACCAAGGGCACTGACTTCACCGTGACCTACAGTAATAATACCAATGCCGGAACGGCAACCGTTACTGTGGTCGGCACAGGCAATTATGCCGGAACGGTTACTAAAGAGTTTACAATCGACAAGGCCACTCCATCGGTTGCGAATACATCGCTTCGTGTCGCGGTTGGGTCCACCGTGTCCGTCACCGTTGTCACGGATGACACAGCGGAGGTTTGGGTTAACAGTGAAGATCTTGACAGCGACATACGGTTCTATCATTTCCTGGATGTGAATTATTCCGGAAATGTCATTTCTTTCAAAGGAATAAAAGCCGGTACAATCACAGCAATAATTCACGCTAAGGAGAGTACAAACTATTTGGCGGGGCACATAAGACTGACCTTCAATATTACTGCGCCGTCCGGCGGCGGTTCCGGCTCAGGCGGCGGCTCGGGGAGCGTTGCGCCTCCCACACCACCCACGCCCCCCACGCCTCCGGATGTCCCCACCACACCCAGCGCTTCGGTGAAGCCCTCCGTGTCCCCTGACGGCACGGCTACCGGCAAGGTGGATAGCTCGGTCATTGACGGCCTTATCAATAAGGCTGACTCCAAAACGGAAGAGGTCGTCGTTGACGTAAATGCTCCCGGGAACGCAGATCAGGTGAATACCGAGTTGCCCGCTGCTTCGTTAAAAGATTTGGCAGACAAGACAAATGCGGATTTGACAATCTCCACGCCTGTTACAAACGTTACTCTTCCCCAGGAGGCCCTGGAGGAGCTGGGCAAGATTGACGGCACCGTTACTGTTACGGTGGCTCAAGCTGACTCCGGCACGGCGGAAGCTCCCGGCACGAAGATACAGGTTACTGTCACCAATGACGGCACACAGGTCAGAGTCGGCGTAACCGCTACTGTTCCCGGCAAGGTTATTGAGGATATGTCCTCTCGCGACAACTCCAGCGTCACTGTGTCCACCCCTGCTGCGGAAATTACTCTGCCAAATAAAACGCTAAAGGCTATGGGCGGCAAAAACGTGAACGTTACAACTTCCGTTGGTGACAACGCTGTGACTATTGATGTAAAGCGCGACAGCGCCTCTATCGGCGATATGGATATGAAAGTCTCGCTTCCCATGGACGATTCTGCAAGCGAGGGCACCGTGGCTTTTATGGTAATAGATGGCCGGGAGACCCTGCTGCCAAAGTCCGTCATGACTGACGGCAGTCTGAATGTCCTGCTGAATACAGGCAAGGCAACCATCGTTTATAAGGACAACAGCAAGCCCTTTGGTGACAGCACAAAAATACCCAGCTGGGCAAAGGCGAGCTTTGCCTCCAGCCGCGGCCTGATTGCGGGCATTGAGGACGCAAGCGGCACGGTCAACTTTGCGCCGAACAAGCCCACGACCCGCGGACAGCTGGTTGCCATGCTGCACCGCCTGGAGAGCAAGCCTAATGCGGGCAACAGCAGCTTTGATGACGTTTCTGACAGCTCTTGGTACGCGGAGGCAGCCGCCTGGGGCAAGCAGACCGGCATAGTTGCCGGTACCAGCGCGGGCTTCCAGGGCAACCGCAACATCTCCCGCCAGGAGATAGTTATGATGCTCTACCAGTATATGAACAAAGTGACGGGAGCCAAAGGTACCTCCAAGGAATACAGCGGTGTTGGCGACGCAAGCTCCGTCGGTTCCTGGGCCAGTGATGCCATGAAATGGGCCTATGGTTCCGGAATCATCTTCGGAAAACCTGCCGGTGGCAGTACCAATCTTGCTCCTAAGGATACCGCTACCAGAGCGGAAGTCTCCGCCATTCTGGAGCGCTTTGTGAAACTTATTGCCGAGTAA
- a CDS encoding restriction endonuclease subunit S, with translation MLSKYLFYFCLSFNFKALDKSTTIPSLAKRDLLNIEMPVPVISEQERIVASIEELFSHLDASVAELKMAKERLGVLKEAFDTETSVTVSCKKANELDSYKLRNNDIVMGRRGEMGRCAAVTEKEDGGLCGTGGILFRLKSDFDAPFYWCVASARSP, from the coding sequence CTGTTATCCAAATATTTATTCTATTTTTGCCTGTCCTTTAATTTTAAGGCGTTGGATAAGTCTACTACCATTCCTAGCCTTGCGAAGAGAGACTTATTGAATATTGAAATGCCTGTTCCGGTCATTTCGGAGCAAGAGCGCATTGTTGCCAGCATTGAGGAGCTGTTCTCCCATCTGGACGCCAGCGTGGCCGAGCTGAAAATGGCAAAGGAAAGGCTGGGGGTACTGAAGGAGGCGTTTGACACGGAGACAAGTGTAACAGTTTCTTGCAAAAAAGCAAACGAATTAGATTCGTATAAACTTAGAAATAATGATATCGTTATGGGTCGTCGTGGCGAAATGGGGCGATGTGCTGCTGTAACAGAAAAAGAAGATGGCGGGCTATGCGGAACTGGTGGTATCCTATTTAGGCTTAAGTCTGACTTTGATGCGCCATTCTATTGGTGCGTTGCGTCCGCCCGGAGCCCATGA
- a CDS encoding FecCD family ABC transporter permease, whose protein sequence is MNNQQTPIFLGFQKRRRRYIAVCAALAVLAAGLVCFGMVFGQTFYSPQTIFRVLNGESVKGATFTIKTLRLPRVLTGLLAGLCFGMAGNTFQKLLRNPLASPDIIGVTSGASVAAVFAILVLGWSGALVSVSAVVSGIVVAGAIWFFSQGAGFSNGRLILVGIGMQAFLNAVISWTLLKASEYDVPSAMRWLSGSLNGVKMENVPLLIGVLAIAGGGIMLLNQHLSVMQMGEEYAQTLGAHPSRTRLLLILCALCLTAFATASTGPIASVAFLSGPIADRLTGGGKGNMVSSALVGAVLVLAADLCGQYAFPARYPVGVITGILGAPYLLFLLLRMNKKGGN, encoded by the coding sequence ATGAATAATCAGCAGACCCCTATCTTTTTGGGTTTTCAAAAAAGACGCAGGCGCTATATTGCTGTGTGCGCGGCGCTGGCTGTGCTGGCGGCGGGGCTGGTCTGCTTCGGCATGGTTTTCGGTCAGACCTTCTACAGCCCCCAGACCATCTTCCGCGTCCTGAACGGTGAATCGGTCAAGGGCGCGACTTTCACCATCAAGACCCTGCGCCTGCCCCGGGTGCTTACGGGACTGCTGGCCGGGCTGTGCTTTGGCATGGCAGGCAACACCTTCCAGAAGCTGCTACGAAATCCCCTGGCCAGCCCGGATATAATCGGCGTAACCTCCGGGGCCAGCGTAGCGGCGGTGTTCGCCATTTTGGTATTGGGCTGGAGCGGTGCGCTGGTGTCTGTTTCCGCCGTGGTTTCTGGCATCGTGGTGGCAGGAGCAATCTGGTTCTTTTCCCAGGGTGCGGGTTTCTCCAACGGACGGTTGATTTTAGTGGGCATCGGGATGCAGGCGTTCCTCAACGCGGTCATCTCTTGGACCCTGCTGAAAGCCTCGGAGTACGATGTACCCAGCGCCATGCGGTGGCTCAGTGGGAGCCTGAATGGGGTCAAAATGGAAAATGTGCCCCTGCTCATCGGGGTGCTGGCCATTGCTGGCGGCGGGATTATGCTGCTGAACCAGCACCTCTCCGTGATGCAGATGGGCGAGGAATACGCCCAAACCCTGGGCGCACATCCCAGCCGGACACGCCTGCTGCTCATCCTGTGCGCCCTGTGCCTGACAGCCTTTGCCACAGCTTCCACAGGGCCCATCGCCTCAGTGGCGTTCTTATCTGGGCCTATTGCTGACCGCCTTACCGGCGGAGGGAAGGGCAACATGGTTTCTTCCGCGCTTGTGGGCGCGGTGCTGGTGCTTGCCGCCGACCTCTGCGGACAATATGCCTTCCCCGCCCGCTATCCGGTGGGCGTGATAACCGGTATACTGGGCGCGCCATATCTGCTGTTTTTATTGCTGCGTATGAACAAAAAAGGAGGGAATTAG